The Pecten maximus chromosome 6, xPecMax1.1, whole genome shotgun sequence DNA window ttgggaaaacaacatggcagactggcagccatcttggattttgacatttgaagtttgttatcgctatttctctgacagaaagtactgatggagtctttctcaaatttcatttttatgttcCACTTGATCCCAAGTTGTGcatatatattgcattttgggattgatcagaaagcaacatggcagacaggcagccatcttgtattttgaccattgaagtttgttattgctatttctcagaaggtactgaagggatctttctgaaatttaatatgtaggttccccttggtcccttattatgcatatttcatttttgcaccagtcggaaaacaacatggccaacagacagccatcttggattttgacaattgaactttgttatcgctatttctcagaaggtactgaagggataaatctcaaatttcatatgtaggttccccttggtcccttgttatgcatattgcatcttggaaccaatcggaaagcaacatggccgacagacagccattatcgctaaatctcaaatttcatataggttccccttgtttgaaaagtactggagggatgtttctcaatgtacacagattagtaagaggaagggaaaaatagagagaagatcaatctgacatggaacctataaagatcattcaatggtgggctctaagatccctctgggatctcttgtttattacTACTTCCTATTACAcaatagtacatacatgtacaagggCCTTTAGAGTCggatgactgttaaggcccatgggcctcttgttagattGAGTAGATTTGacagaaattaaataaaatcaaatataaaccCATATATATAGGGTATAATGAATTAACTTGATGAAGTTTTATATCTATCAACAAAACATAGAGAAGCTGAgattttctgtacaaatatatttattccaTCACTGCAGTTAATCCTaaatctgccctgcaggtagggcgtaagaattgtacctgctgcccccattgcatgatcgtaatatgcgactaaatttgggatcttatcttttctcttctttcttagtaactttcttcttcctaaggTCTCCCTGGATgaatgcctcacttttggcctttggttgagcgttcgcccctgtgaggaaggctttgggttctgtcccttggcagagacataccagagacttaaaaaatggtagttgctgctcctgcttagcgctcaccATATTAGGAAGTGGcacgactggttggcccgttgtcagtataatgtgaccggttagggtgtcctgctgggtgtcttcggcagtatgcttcagtgatgtagcactataaatcggcaaaagttctggcctatcgcaatgagacttaacacgaacataccacagcctcccaaaacactcaTACGCACTCACctcacgcatgcatgtcgcacgcacgggaggccgtccttaaattaccttagctgttaataggacgttaaacaaaataaaccaaaccactaATCATAAATATGAGTGCATGTGCAAGCTACACTGTACTTTAAATTTCATTCATAAATcttataaatactgtacaacATACATCTAGCATttgaacgaaggaatgcccctttaatgcATTGAATAAgatgtacaataatatatattaatttttttgtgCTTCAGTTACAGAGACGAGTCATCACCATGGGGGATACTGGTAACCAGGGCGTCAGTACTAGTGCCTTCCCAAATCCTCCCAACTACTACAAACAATACACCGATGAAAATATACGTCGAGGCCTGGCACCACCCCCGCCTCCAGCTctacaggtaaattatataaGTACTGTTCACCTCTAGGTATCTAGGTGAAACTTACCTATGTACCCACCTTCAgctctacaggtaaatacatacCCACCTACGTATACCCACCTTTAgctctacaggtaaatacatacCCACCTACCCACCTTTAgctctacaggtaaatacatacCAACCTACCCACTTTTAgctctacaggtaaatacatacCCACCTACCCACCTTTAgctctacaggtaaatacatacCCACCTAGCCAACCACCTTTAGctctacaggtaaaatacatacCCACCTACCCACCTTCAGCTCTGGATCTACAGGTTAATACATACATACCCACCTCCAGCTGATCTACAGGTAAATACCTGTATCCACCTCCAGCTCTGCACAAAAATACAGGTACCTCCTGCTTTCCATATGTTTTAAAATGCTAATTTCACTCAAGCTCTACAAGTAAATTACAGTACCTATCCACTTCCAGCTGCTATTCAGGTAAAACATACCTGGTAACCTATCTACCTCTAGCTATAAATGTTAACTCTTACCAACACCTAGCTATATATATCGAAGAAAGTCCAATACATTAATTGTACCTACATATATGCATGTCTCCATTTTTACTAACCTCCAACTCTACAGGTAAACTCCTACCAGCTCCGGATCCAGTTATCCAGGTAAAAATAACCCATGACTCAGAAAGGAAATTCCCACTTTCAGTCATACATCAGAGAAGTACATGGCCCTACCAACTTTTGTTTCTATGGACGAGACATACCTGTACCAGTTTCTGTGAATCTCCAGCCCTCAGATAAAAAAGGAATATCTGTACTATCCTGTAATCTAAAATGAATGTTAGCTTCTAATTGGCCAAGACCTATCAAATAATCAATCTAAAACTTCTATTGGTCTGATTATGTTTGTGCATAGTGGTCAATAATAATTACGCATATTGTGAAACCCAAGGCAACTGCTCTGAATTCTTATTGGCATTAAAGTATCATCAGTATTAAAGTTATGTTTTGGTTGTCCACAGGATTCTTACAGCATGTTTGGTGCCCAATACACATCAGAGGATGCCATCATCAGACCACTGGAGTCCTTAGGATTCCGACGACTACATCCACAAAACTATGACCATAAACGAGAACTCAAAAAGCTCAATCATTCGATTGTGGTGAACTTTCTCGATCTCATTGATATATTAATAAAGGCTCCAAACTCTCCAAAAAGAACAGAAAAGTTAGAAGATTTGAATCTCCTGTTCATTCATATGCATCATCTCATTAATGAATATCGTCCCCATCAAGCTAGAGAAACCCTACGAGTAATGATGGAGCATCAAAAAAATCAGCGTCAAGAAATCGGGGAACGTTTCAAAAAGCATTTGGACAAAGTAAAGGAACTGATTCAAACCAGCATTGCTCACCTGTCTGATGATTACAGCTTTGATTCCAAGTCTCTGGTGAAGACCGAACTGCTCCAGGCAGGTCACTCTCTGGGCGAGTACAACATGGAGGTGGAGCCGTGTGACCAACTGGACCGCATGATGTGCGACATTGTAGATAGTATGAATTGATatattgtgtgtggtatgtgacaTCTGTTGTGTTGAATGTCATACTCAGTATGGTTCTATCACAGAATTTTGGAAGGGTACTGACATAGGTGACTAATTTATCTGCATGGCTAAATATCTTAGATACACCAGTAATATCAGAGTGAGAACAGGAGAAGATCTTTGATATACCGTTAAATACTAGAGTTGAGATCTTTGATGTACCAGTAAATAATTGCGGTAGTGTTGGAACTTTGTTGTACCAGCAAATACTTATGCCAGATCTTTGATGTACCAGCAAATACTGCTGTCAGATCTTTTATGTACCAGTCAATAATTGCAGTACTATCAGAACTTTAATATACCAGTAAATACCACAGTTGAGATCTTTGATGCACCAGTAAATACTAGAGTTGAGATCTTTGATGAACCAGTAAAATCTTGAGTTGAGTTCTTTGATGTACAGTAAATACTAGAGTTGAGATCTTTGATTCACCAGTAAATACTAGAGTTGAGATCtttgatatacagtaaataCTACAGTTGAGATGTTTGATATACTAGTAAATACTAGAGTTGAGATCTCTGATGTACCAGTAAATAATTGCGATAGTGTTGGAACTTTGTTGTACCAGTAAACACTAGAGTTGAGATTCTTGATGAACCAATAAATACTAGAGTTGAGATGTTTGTTGTACCAGTAAATACTGAGTTGAGATTCTCGATATACCAGTAAAAACTAGAGTTGATATCTTTTATGTACCAGTAAATACTAGAGTTGAGATCTTTTATGTACAAGTGAATACTAGAGTTGAGATCTTTGATGAACCAGTAAATACTAGAGTTGAGAATCTTGATATACCAGTAAATACTAGAGTTGAGATTCTCGATATACCAGTAAATACTAGAGAGGAGATCtttgatatacagtaaaaaCTATAGTTGAGATCTTTGATGTATAGGTAAATACTAGAGTTGAGATGGATTGATATTGTTACATCTCTACATTAAAACTGTTTTTAGAATAAAAAACTTTCATCAc harbors:
- the LOC117329180 gene encoding mediator of RNA polymerase II transcription subunit 7-like, translating into MGDTGNQGVSTSAFPNPPNYYKQYTDENIRRGLAPPPPPALQDSYSMFGAQYTSEDAIIRPLESLGFRRLHPQNYDHKRELKKLNHSIVVNFLDLIDILIKAPNSPKRTEKLEDLNLLFIHMHHLINEYRPHQARETLRVMMEHQKNQRQEIGERFKKHLDKVKELIQTSIAHLSDDYSFDSKSLVKTELLQAGHSLGEYNMEVEPCDQLDRMMCDIVDSMN